TTTCACCattcaaaactgcagaaaatgccTAGTGTGGTGCAGGAGAGAACGAGGAGGGTGCAGCTCAGGGGGCTGGATGGTGCTCCTGGGAGAACATTTTTTGAGCTAAGGAAGGGTTGCAAAAGGAGTAGAAACCAGTGATATGGGCTGAGTTGGACTTGCAggtttttccctgtgctgtcatttcagacatttcatagaatcacaatcacagaaaggcttgggttggaagggacattaaagatgATCTTGTTCCATCcccctgctgtgagcagggacacttttcaaTAGACTAGGCTGCTCAAGCCTTGGCCTTAAACAATTTCAGAGATGGGGAAGGACTTTGAAGTACTTCTAAGGACTAGGTGAAAGGAGACCCAGAAGGATGCATGTAGCAGTAGTCTTCCCTCTCCTAAACTCAGCATCTTTTCTGAAGTGATATtcagggaaaacagggagagTTTCTGAACTCCCATGCGAGTTTCATGTGAAAAGCTGAATTGAGGACTCCAGGGTGGGGAAAGTCATCTGAGGGTGGGCAGAGAGGACACTGCAGCAAGTGGGGTGCTTTACAGGGTGGGTTCAGGCTCTTCTAGACATGTTTTTCCCACTGTCACTCTTGCTGTGTGTGATTTGTGGATCACAAGCAAAGAGAGGAGGGGACTGTGTGGCCCCCCTTGCAGATTCCGTCATCTGGTGTCCGTTAGCTCTATCCCCATCAGGCCCCAGAGGGTGAGATAATGGCCAGATACTaaagctgaaagcaaaaaaatctatATGCTGTTTCAAATACTAACAAACATCTTCTGTAACACCTTTCTCATAATTTctcacccagctctgagcactccTTAAACTGACCCCAGTCCTGCCAACTACAGACCAATTACCCAATTGTTAGAGATATGCACGTCTGGACTTGTTACACTCCagccttttcccttctccacgCCCTGCTGGACTGCTCAGCAGCGCTATCCCACGCAGGTTACCATGGGGATTGAATTGTACTGGATGTTCTCAACCCAGAATTACTCAGACCCTCTCTCCCCTCCGCATCTCTTTGCTTCTGCAGATGCATCGTGATGACCTGCACGGTCTGGGTCTATTCCTccctcatttccttccttcccgTCATGCAAGGCTGGAATGAGATCCCCGGTGTGGACTTTGACGCGGGCACAGAATGCATCTTTGTCACCAACTGGGTTTTTGCCATCGTGGCCTCCGCCCTGGCGTTCTTCCTCCCCTTCGTGGTCATGTGCAGCATGTACTTCTTCATCTACCGCGCCTCCCGCCTCAAGGCCACGCGCATCATGGCCCAGACGCTGCAGATCCACTACCACCCCAACAGCAAgcggcagcagcacctgcagctggagaacaaGGCCACCAGGACCATCAGCATCATCATCTCGGTGTTcgtgctctgctggctgccctACTTCGTGCTGAACGTCTGGCTGGCGGCCAGAGGCACCGACTCCGCCGGCTCGGTGCTGCTCGGCACCTTCAAGATCATCACCTGGCTGGGCTACTGCAACTCCACCATCAACCCCCTGCTCTACGCCTTCCTCAACAGGGACTTCCAGCACGCCCTCAAGAAGCTGCTCCTTTGCAGGCGCAGGTCTCAGGTGGATGTTGGGGAAGACATGGTTTCCATAGCCACGTTTTCCAAGACTGCTCCAGACCTGGAATACAGCGTGAGGGTGCCCAGCGGTGCCCTGAAGGGCAAACCCAAGTCATAGGGATTCAGGATCAGTCACTGGTGGTGGTGATACAGAAAGTGCTGGAGCACATCCCAATGGAAACACAAAGGGGAAGGAGGGGCTGGAATGTTACAGCTGGGGACAATACAACAAAGATGCATTTCTTCACCTTCCACAGTTTCAGTAATGAGGAACTTGGATATTTTAGGGGCAATTTGCTATAGTAACAGAGCTAATTCATTCTTGGATAGTTATTTTTCTAATGAGCATTTCCTAAGACAAATTCAACCTTCATGCTGggtaaaaaaccaaaccatatGGTATAAGGTGACCTTACATTTGTGCACATCCTGGTGATCTGTGTCAGGTGGGACAGTGTTTCTTACCAAGCCACTGTCGCTTCTCATCTCGACATTTCATACAGATTTGACCAGTTTTAATAACTCCACGTGTGCCAGTCTGTGTATGGGAATTAGAGGAGGGATGTGGCCAAAGAGCAGAGCTCACTTCCTAAAGAGGCACCAatctgcagcctgggctgttgcctggggctcagctcaCTGGCTTCTGCAACATCTGGATATTCAGAGCTTTCTGTGAATTATCTGTGGGTTTCCTTGTTAATTCTGGAAGGGGACATTCCATGTGGCAGCCCCAGGAGATGACAAAGACTTGCTGTAACACCAGGAGCACTGTGGTTTCAAAGCTACAAGTGGCTGACACCATCCAAAGATGGGAAGTTAATGGGAATTATTACTTGTGTGTACACTGTGGTATCTACCACagacacataaaaaaataatgatacaTGGAAATGATTATTTTTTACTACTCCCAAGTCTTGTCTGGACTTCCAACAGCActggctccctgcaggaaaGCCACAAGTGCCTCAGTGAAGGGTTACTCTGAAAAGGTAGCAGGGGACTGTCCTCAAAGGTAGCAAAATGCAGTAGGACCTGCCTGGAACAGCTGAGCTACTGAAGATGCCAGCAAAAGGGTCAGGAGTTCTCTCTCAAGAGCCTGGTAGAAAAACCAGCCCTGACCTGGGCTTCAGCAGTGGCTCTCCTGTGAAATGACTCCATGGAGAGGGTGAGGTGTCCCAGACCCTACAGCTCCAGCAACGACATGGGAGTGGTAAGTAACTACACCTTATTCTGGGGGAACATCCCATGGGCACAAAGGTGGGCAGGGTGGTAAGTAACTACACCTTATTCTGGGGGAAACATCCCATGGGCACAAAagtgggcagagcaggaatcctgctgctgccacccaggTCATTTTGATAAAACAGGCCAAGGAATGGGGTTTAATTCCCAAGAGCTATGGGGGAGGAAAGGGGCTGAGAGATAGGCAAGATTCTGTGAAAGAATGGGACAGGaccccagtgctgcacagcacagcagaaccCCAGGCCAAAGCCCCTTTTGAAGGGCTGTGAGCTCAAAGCCATGGCAGTTTGGGTGTTTTTCCACAAAACAGCTGGCAGGAAAGTTTCATTCAAGAGGAAAACCTCTCAGAATAGGGCAGAGCCGTTCTCTGTCAAGCCCTGGAGCAGTAAGGGACAAAGACAGGGACAACACACTCCAGTACTTAGAGAAGCAAAGACTGACCAGACAGTTCAGAGCTGAGCATGGCCAGATGCTTttgtggctgggcagggaccccaCAGGAGAGGACTTGTCCATGCTTTGGAGGGCAAGTGTAACATCCCAGAATATGCAGACACACCTGGTGTGAACACATATGCTAGTTCTGGTACTGAAATGCTGCAGGGCCCTTGGACTAGGCAGCACTCACATACAGATATACTGGAAGTAAAAATACCTTGTTCCTCATTTCCTGTGCTCCACCTGTAATcactgggctggcagggaaggcagaggctCCACAGGTGGCCATTACACTGAGCAGCTGTAGCTGATGCAAACAGGGACATCCAAGGGAAGAGGGCACACTTAACTCTCCTGCTTTAACCCTGCTAAACACAAATTCTGTTCCTGATTAGATACCACTGCAGCATTCTGTCTTCACCTGGACAAGGCAGTATCTAGGAGAGTTATCCAACAGGACATGGAAGACAATCATTGTAATCTACGTGTGCCTTATCATAAAGCTGCAGGGTGTCAGCTGGTTTAATTGCTGGTCACAGTGTCACACCACAGTACAGTAATCTCCAGAAGGATTTCAGTCCACTATCTTTTTAGGAAACTGATCTCAGAGACTTTAACAAATTTAAGTCTGTAAAACAGACAATTGTACAAGAACAGTTCTAACAGCATAAGAATTatcccttctcccctctctgGTGAGTGATTTTCTCCATAATCTACCCAGTTTAGAGCTCAGTTCCCTTCTGTCTCCAGCTCCTATCTCACTTCCAAGCAGCACATTCAGTTTTGCGTCATCACACACGCTGTGGCCAGTGTGAGACAGGGAAGCAAGGAAGTTTCAGGAATGCAGAGCCCATCCTGTTCCCACTGCATAGGGCTGCCATCTGCAGCACACACGGATGCAGGCTTCCAACAGAAGCAACTACTATTTTgtcttataaataaaaaaagtttattaaatCATTTAGACTTGAAAGAAGTCACAATAATCAATGCACTCAACAATTACAGCAAGTGCATCCTGTACACCACCAACCCAAATGGATTGattctgtattttataaataaaaattaacatatttacagtgagaaataaaagcatggCATTAGGCAGTTAAATTAGAAGATTACACAAATGCCTAccagttgatttttttttaagaagtacAAATCTACAAGATTACATACGACAAGTATGACTTCATTAGGTTTAAATTTTCAGAATCACAACAATTTTGTACATAATTTTGACTATGGCTCTTCCAACCACTGCCTGTAAAACCCCCCATTTAATGGCAAAaagctccttttccttctctacaGCTTCATCCGCATAAGACGCATTCCCTAAGATCTACTGTAGTGCAGAAATATGAAATGATTTCCTCTAATGACAGGCTATGGACAGTGACAATATGTACAACTGTGGtacttttttgctttaaaaatagtgCAGATTCCCAGTTTACCCACCAGGGAGAAAAATTGAGTCAAAGTTCATTTCAAAATCATCTTCATTTCACCAAAGAGCAAGTGACCCGGATAGACACTCACTAGGCTTAGAGACTGTAATTTGCtctataaaaatacagtattttaattctatttaCATGTTACAGATCTCTCACTCACCCAGCAAGCTGACATTTACAagcttcaaaaaaacccaagaaaccccccaaaaaaggatAATGGAGCACAACATTGgcaagcacagcagctggacCCGTCCGCTTAGGAGAGCAAAGGTAAGGAAAATGGAATGTGAAAGGTTTTGGTTACTGGGCTTCCTTGGCTATCAAAGTAAACCAAAATCTGTCCAATGTGTCTTATACCTTAAACGTGGCAAAAAAAGCTGAAGTAAACTATTTCCAAGATAAACATTCTGCATCATAGGATCCTTCTGCTGAACAATCCCTGTGAAACCTGCTGAGTGGAAGAAGCGATCCTGAGGATAGTTATTTGCTTGGTTGTCTGGAATGTTTATTTCCTGATAGGCTCATTGTCCGTGACCTCTGCCTGAGCACGGGTTTGGGTGGGAGCTCCAAGTCTTCAAAGACAGGATTTTCTATGATTGCTGCAGCCTCTGGTCGCTCAGTGGGACTTGGAGAGAGCATGTCCTTCACCATGGTgtactgaaagaaaacacaacacacGTTACATGAACCAATCTATAAACTCGTCCTCATTTCATGTCCTGCCTTCAGCTGTGGCTGTATGAACAAGTGGAAAATACCCTCAGCTGAGGTATTTGGGTGTTAGTGCTTTGGCTCAGTAGTTAGAAGTgcactaaatattttaaaatgtatcacTGTGCATTTCTTGAAGTGTTCTTACTGTCAAAGATTGAAAATGATTCAGCAATCCAAACTGGACTCAAGGTTTAACAGTTATAAAAAAACTTCATGTTATTTGCGATCAAAAATATATGACACataatttttaagtaatttttaaattcgTGTTTACATATTTAGCCACACTGAATCTTTCTCATGGCAAATtagaatttttcctttaaatatacAAGTAGTTTgaatatttgtttcaaatttcaTCACAATTAGTGTCCTGTTCCAGCTGAGCAAAGCACAGccccttctcccaggcagcctTCAGCTGTaaagcaggaaaggctggcCTCATTTGGCCACTGGGCTGAAGCTACTCTGAACACCTGAGAGAATGTCAGTTTTTTACTGGGGAGGTTTTGTACATCACCTCCCCTTTACCTGCAACCACATCACTTTACAGACCTGACTAATGAGAGCACAGCACAATTTGCTCATGTGATTTCCCTCCTGGGAGGTCCAGTTCTGGAGAGGATTCCATGTAGCCACGGTGCTGCCCAGAGCCTCTCCTTTACCTGTCTGAAACTCTGCACTTTCTCTATGGGAATATGGGTTTGTTGCAGGAAATCATGACAGGATGTATGTGAAATGAATGACTGCAAGTGACAAAGGGAAGTCAGGTAAAAATGTATTCCTGGAGGAAAGCTGTGACAGAAGTGCCATTGTGCCCATTATTGCAATGTTATAGCTTTGAAATGTAGAAAAGTACTGGAATAGAGAAATGCCTCTTAGTAACATGAAAGCAACCTGGTTTCTCCATTTTTACCTGCAAAGCAattggaaagcaaaggaaaaaagctaCAATTATTAATGAAAAAGCTATAATTAATAGCATTGGCTGTACCTACCTCTTGTGCATATTTCTGAGTGAACAATGGTGGAAACTTCAAATTTCTAACATCACTTAAAGTCTGTAAAAACATGAAGAATTACATGTAGGTTTTTCCAAAATATAATTCTTCAGCAGTATTATTCTGTCCttcaaaaatatgcaaattacTCAAACAAATCAGCCTGCTGGAAAAATAACCCTTTGTTTTGAAGTGTTACTTTAAGAATCACAACCTAGTTGAACAGATGAGTTGCTGTTTCTCTAGGTATTGAACCTACAAGAATAAATGTGCTACAAGAATTGTGATCTCTGCAATTTTATACATAAGCTTTCTCACTTTAGCTGAACAAAATCAACAAATCTGTGCACCACCCATAACCCCCAAGATGGCCTACACCAGTATTAAAACACATGAAATTATTGTCTCTGCATTACCAATGTAAGCACCAGTCTTTGTTTAACATTTAGGAGGAATGAGGAGATTTATCTGTTTGGAAAGCAGTTGTCTTGGGTATTTGTTTCTTCCACACAAAGGCCACTGGCTCCATCTAGTGACAGTGTTTTTGCCATGTTCAGCCAGAAGCATAAtatttaggctggaaaaataACCCTTTGTTTTGAAGTGTTACTTTAAGAATCACAACCTAGTTGAACAGATGAGTTGCTGTTTCTCTAGGTATTGAACCTACAAGAATAAATGTGCTACAAGAATTGTGATCTCTGCAATTTTATACATAAGCTTTCTCACTTTAGCTGAACAAAATCAACAAATCTGTGCACCACCCATAACCCCCAAGATGGCCTACACCAGTATTAAAACACATGAAATTATTGTCTCTGCATTACCAATGTAAGCACCAGTCTTTGTTTAACATTTAGGAGGAATGAGGAGATTTATCTGTTTGGAAAGCAGTTGTCTTGGGTATTTGTTTCTTCCACACAAAGGCCACTGGCTCCATCTAGTGACAGTGTTTTTGCCATGTTTAGCCAGAAGCATAATATTTAGCACTTCAGTTTTTtggaaggattttcttttagaaaagtTTGAGCACAAAATATAAGAATTCTAAAGTTAAATGCACTTCAGTTTTTtggaaggattttcttttacaaaagtTTGAGCACAAAATATAAGTTAAACAAAAATTCATTTCACTATTACTCCATTGGAAGTACAAGATGGGCAACAGCCAAGCTCCTGTTCTAGAAAACTGAGTTTGATGACattaaaatgcttcagaaaacttttcttcttttctgtcagTTCAGTCTGCATTTAGTGATCTGTTTCCCAGCATgtcatttggaaataaattgcACTGTTACTGACTAACTGCTCGCAGCTTGAGACAGAGGCAGCTCTCACGCTCCACCTCTGGGGATTTTTCCAGCCAGTTGCCACAAATTCCTAGAATTTGCTGGGTTACTTGGTCAGGCAGAGCGTGTTTTGCTTCAGCAAGCAGTGCTAATGCTTGGCTGATGCCAATGAAAACCTCAGTGTAACAACTCAGAAATAACTACTGAAGTAGCCAAACTCCAGAACCTGGCAATGAAAGGGcagggttttctttttagcaAAAAGAGTGAAATGACAGTGAAAATCCTGGAAAGTCAGGGCACTCTTTTAACACTGTCTTGAAGTAAAACATTTGAATTAGATGGAATTTAGGTTTCATTACttgctttgtttctgctctTAGGAGAGAAACTGAAAGGGCAAAGCCTAATCACCGATGCAAGAGATCTGAGAATCCAGGACGGCTCTGTTCCAGGtattttgtttcagtaaaaCTGATTTAGAGAAATTGAAATTGTTTTCACTGCAAGGGGTTCAAATTAACACCAATTCCTCCTCTAGACTATACTGCCAGAGCATTTTAATCAAGACAATGCAACAGATGAAGCACTTGGTCAGGCTGCTTTCAAGTTGTTTCTTACCTCTCTGCTAAACTCACTCCCATCTTCACCTGAGAATATAACACCCCCAAGCATATTTAACTTATAAATACAAGTTTTAATGACTCTTTCTTTCCTGCACAGGTCACTGGTTGTCAGAGAGGAGAGACCTTTCTGGCTGTAGCCCCTGTTCTCCATGAACTTGTTACTGAGCAAGATGGATCTCACATTTTAACAGCAAGAGCTGTAATGCACCATCACACATCCCAAATTCACATCTGGAGCAATGAATGTCATCAGTTATGGGAAGATTGTGCTTGAAGCTGAGCAAGACTCATAGCTAAGACTTACTATAGGAAAAGGAACAGCCATTTTTCACCAAGTGCTCTGGGTGGAAAAGCACTGCAGATGcaaatgaaggaagaaataatCAAAATGCACAGCATGGTTCCAATTCTTGAATGAAAACCAAGCTGGTAGGCTTAAAGTCAAAAGCTGCTTCAATTGTATTTGTTGCTTGAGTTCTTGGATATTGTAGTTCAATAGTTTCTCTTATTGGCTTGACAACAGAGGAGCTTTGTTAAGAAATTAAAGCCTCAATTCAACTGCACACATTAGGAAGactgcagtttattttcagtgattCAGGGGGTCTGTACAAGGCTGATAAAGAAGTTGTGCTCCTAGCTGCAAGgcttttctccaaggaaaacaGGACAGAAACCTCTTGCCAGTGTTTCACCAAGCAAATAGCTGTTTTAAACAAATGCTCAAACTGAAGATAACCCAACACCACACATACCTTGACTCTCTCCATCTGTGTGCTGAAGGGGTAGAGCAGCTCAAAGAGAATCAGTCCCAGAGAAAAGATATCCACCTTGTGCGAATAGGTGTTGCCACAgatctgaaaaggaaaaatcagggTCAGGGCAATCAAGCTACTCACTGCATGCAATTGCCTACAAAGTAAACAACACCCTTGCAAGTCCACCTATGCAAGTCACCAGCCCTGTACACAGTTGAAAGCTGCTGCGCAGGAATGCTGGCAAACTTCAGCAGTGAGCACCAGAGAGCAAGGTCCTGAtcctcagctcctctgtggTGCAAAGCAAAATGCTTCACCTTACTTAAACCTCATGCACAAGAGAGTCCTTCCTCAATTAAGTGGAATATTTTACAATTACCTTCCTATACTGcattaaaagcaagaaaaacgAATTCATCCAGTCTAAATAATTTGCCGCTATTTTTTCTctaacatatatatatgtgtgtgtgtgtgtgtgaaaataTTAATCTGGAATTCAATTTAGCTCAAAACTCTATTTTGATGAGAAAGAATTTAAGTGACTTGATTACAATGGTTTCTAGGTACACCTGATCTTAGAGCCCCCAAAAATTCAGGGCTCTTCTGGACACTGACAAATACAGCTTTGGTGAAGAGAGTACAAACCTGTTCTGGGCTCATGTAGAGTTTGGTCCCTACTTGTCCTGTGTGCCTGGCATAGGCTGGCATTGGGGTCAGAACTgattcctcctcctcatcttgGTCCATAGCAGTCACCAGTCCAAAATCCCCAACCTTTACTATGTCATCCATTGTGAAAAATATATTGGAaggctgagaaaacaaaaaggtgaaaagaaaagaaaaaaaataagtaacaaACAAATGTCTGTGTTCCAGTGGTTACAATACCTGGTTCTAACTCAGAAGCTGTCAGGGTTAAAAACAGTCACTGAACTGCTGAAGGAAAGCAGTTAAGAATTTTAACTAttcaggaaaaaggaattaCTCCTGCATTAACCACTGTCTCTTCCTGAAACTCAGACTGCTCATTTCTTGTCATTCAGCAGAGGTTTACCAGCAGCACACAGGTCTGCTGAGGAACATACACTGAGCCAACACTGCTGGGAACAGTACAGGAAGTTATCCAGCATTCATCACACGACACTTTCTCACCACATGCTGCAGTTCCATCTCCTGGGCTTTTGTATTTAATCCCTAAGTGCTAAAGCTGTTTACTGCATTATTAACCACACACAGCATATCATTTTAGTGTTAAATTATAGATACAATGGGAACAAGGTCTGCTTTTCAATGTAAGTGTGCAGGTTAACGTGGGAACAGCTGTTTGCACAACAgaattaaaagtttatttttgatAGAAGCTTAAGAACTTTGCAATTCATAAAGGCAGCAACAGTGGTGATCTGGCTTAACTCTCCTTCAGCTTGTTTGCCACACACCACCATCCTTGGCTTAGCCTACCGATAAAAAAGACTGGAACAGAGACGTCCCTTGGCCAGTGTGCCACACACCACCATCCTTGGCTTAGCCTACTGATAAAAGAGACTGGAACAGAGACGTCCCTTGGCCAGTAGTGCACATCCCAGACAGGTTTTCCAGAAATTTGCTTCCTAGCTGATAGAACAGCACCCACCAAAAGAATCATTATTCTCTGAAATACAACTACTCCAGCTGGGTTACAAAAACAGACACAGAGTTTTGGGGGAAGAACAGACTGATCCtgcaaggggaagaaaaagcaggatgCTGTTCAGGGCCAAGCTGTGAAGAGGCAGGCGGTGCTGGGCAAGCTCCTCTCAGAGCTCCTGGACCCTCGAGGCTGGGAGAAGACGGTCTTTGCTGACATAAGCCCTGCAACAGGagcaggcagacagacagagggCAGCATTTTCCTACAAGATAAAGGACTACAAAGCTGACTATTTCAAAGTCCAACTGACTTCCCCAGTTAAAGAGAAACCCACTGTGTGCATGAGAAACAAGACAGAGAAaaggtttctttgttttttttaggCAATGGCCAGCTCTGAAGGAAGCACTAGAGAAACAGTTCCACAGTGCCCACATCCTGCCTATGAAACTGCCTTCTGAGCTAGGTGCTAGCTCCCACTGTATTTCCCTGTCATGAACATCCAGCCCTTTGGCACAAATCCACTGCCCTGCAAACCCACAGCATCTCCAGGCTCTGGCTGAAGCATTTACAGAGCACCCACTCCTCAGTGCACACCCACACGGTCCAAAGTCTTGATATCAGAATTTTAATGCTCAAGGAACAAACATCTCCATTAGGAGTTTGTATCCCATTGCCTTGATCTCCATTCTCTTCCAACAAGCATACAAGTCAAGATTTGTCTTGCTTCCTGGGGAAAAACTTCTCATAACAGAAAGTTTATTTCAGTACTTCTCTGGCTGGACACAGACTGTCTCTGAACAGGCTGGCACATAGTTGCTACAAATAAAGGGAATGGACTCTGCTCTTGCAAAATACCAGCAAAAATAAACCATCAAGATCAcattttggagaagaaaaagcctAAGGCAGAAGAACACAGTTTTGATTTAAATCATCAGAAGAGTACAATCAAATATAACCATCCTCTAGTTTAGTTATCTTGCTACCTGCACAAAGAAATTTCTCTCCATATTCTTCAGTCAGAATAAGAATGCTCATTTTTTCACAAACATGAATAAGCTTCTCACACATCTGGAATACTCTATTTAATTCAATTAATGATGCAAAACATATCCAAGACTGTTCTTGCAGTTCTGTGAAACTGATAATTTCTTTTGAGCTGCCAAGCATGACCAACAGCTTATCCTAAGAATAACAGTAAATTCACTTGACAGACAGACTTTTGTTTCGGCCCtacattttcttcaaaagaattTGAACTCTGACCTCTTTGCTTACCCACATAAATTCCTGCCATCTTGTCATTACAGTATCTCTCATTAGCAGGAGTCTAATTAGTGCATTTTTAATATGCACtgttaatttaaatatttagattaCTTCTTGGATCTTTTAATATGCCCAcatagtaatttattttcacacagCTCTACCAGCTTTTGTTGGTGTCAGTGTGAGCAAGAACTGGCCTCTGCTATCACTGAGCTCTGCTTGTAGCCAAGCCACAGCAACTCTGCAGGTTGTTCACTTGTTAGTGCTGGCACCAACTCAGGGCTGCATGACCAATCTCTTGGACAAATTACAAAATTAGATGAGATCTCTTCCTAGGAGCTTCTGAAAAGtatagaaaattattaaataaactGGCTGTTGTTTTTACCAAATTAACACATAATAGACAAATAAACTTTGGGATCCAAGAACAACAGCTATACAAGCATAGAAAGTTTCCTGAAGGAGGAAGTTTTCCATCCAGGGAGACTGTTTCC
The genomic region above belongs to Ficedula albicollis isolate OC2 chromosome 4, FicAlb1.5, whole genome shotgun sequence and contains:
- the LOC101814346 gene encoding octopamine receptor-like, with product MRYFNSGKMLMDRNETWLSNFSSAASSFARGGAGLQEVLTGLVLTLIDVVTLLGNTVVFLCPVVERRLRTVTYMFIMSLAMADFLVACLVMPFSIIYEVTGMWLFGKLFCKVWISFDVMFCTASIVTLCFISLDRYCSVVTPCHYSRRMSRGRCIVMTCTVWVYSSLISFLPVMQGWNEIPGVDFDAGTECIFVTNWVFAIVASALAFFLPFVVMCSMYFFIYRASRLKATRIMAQTLQIHYHPNSKRQQHLQLENKATRTISIIISVFVLCWLPYFVLNVWLAARGTDSAGSVLLGTFKIITWLGYCNSTINPLLYAFLNRDFQHALKKLLLCRRRSQVDVGEDMVSIATFSKTAPDLEYSVRVPSGALKGKPKS